The region AAGTACTTACGGTGTACTCAATTTAATGTTACAAAAGAGTTCTAAATAtactttattttcaagaaatgtgCGCTAGTATAGTTCGgacaatcagcgacaaaattgttgacacattgACCATTTCTACCCCCTATGCCACATTTCTTCTATCTTTTAGCCTTCTTAGGTAGCCCAATTCGCCCCCTTCTCCCCAGACAATGTTGTAGCGAGATTCCCGAGATATTTAAGTACAAATAgacaacattgaatgggggagggggatcTTATCAATAATTTGGAGCATGATTCAAATTAGAGTGTTATTTTACTCTTAAAAGGAACTGTTTAAACACAATgtgtcaactaattttgtcgctgattgtatGTACATGTTTCTTCGCTGCTCTCTTGACTTTTCCATCAGTTGTCTTAGTGTGAAAATACCGTCGATGGCGCTTCTGCCACTACGATATCCAGATTGAGATTGCACATAGATTAATTCAGCAAGGTTCTTTAGTCTTTGTAAAATAACATCAGCGAAGACCTTTCCAACAATGCTGAGGAGGGAAATCCCTCTGTAATTACCACATTGACTTCTGTCTCCCTTTTTGTATAGTATCGTTATGTTGGGGTCAATCAAATCAGTTGGAATATTTTCCGTTGACCAAAAAATGGTAACCATTGTTAAGAGAAAGGTTCTCGATCGGGCACCTCCATTCACAAGGACTTCTGCTAGCACTCCATCTGGACCAGGGCTTTTTCCAAGCTTGGTATTTTTGAGCGCTTGATCCAGCTCGCATTCAATGATTGGGTCATCTAAAGAGTCATTTATTGGATGTTGTTCAATATCCTCCACGATGCTCAGATCTACTTCTGTATGATGATTTAGGAGTTCACTGAAGTGTTCTACCCATCTATCTTTGATTTCCTCTGATGTTGTAAGTAGGACCCCACCTTTAGATCTTACAGGGggtgaattttttatttttggaccaTACACCTCATTTAATGTGGCATAAAATTCACGATGGTTCTTTTCTTGTGAATATTGCTCTGCTTGTTCAGCTTTTTTCTGAAACCACATGTTTTTCATTGCTCAGTGTTCTCTAAGTGCATTCCTGTTTAGCTTCTTTTCTTTGAGCAACTTTTGTATTTCCTTGTCCTGATCGTTAAACCAGTCGTTTGAAAccacttttttccttccaaatgTGTGATCAGCCGCCTCCTGGAGGAGCAGCTTAAAATCTTCCCAATCAGTTTTGCACTCAGGTAGTGTTTCATTCAAAAAGCgttcaagtttttcttttctttccctgTTCACGTTAGTATTAAGCTTCTTAGGTGGTTTAGCACCGTTTTTCTTTGGTTTGATAGAAAATCGGCATTTGCAAACAAGCAGCTTGTGATCTGTCAAGCAGTCGGCTGTTAAGTTTACCTTAGTAACTGTGATATGTCGTTTAGCTTCTTTGTTGGCAATCACATGATCGAGTTGGTGCCAGTGCTTCGAGCGTAAGTGCTGCCATGTGCTCTTAAGGCGATTTTTCAGTTGAAACATTGTACCCATGATAGATAATTGAAATCTGGTACAGAATTCTAGTAGCATAATCCCGTTTGAATTCATTTTTCCCACTCCATGTTTCCCAATCACAGATGGCCAGAGTTTCCAGTCTTTCCCGACGCGGGCGTTGAAATCACCTAAGATTATAGTGTTATCATTTTTTGCCATGTCTAGGCAGTCTCCAAGCTTTTCATAAAActgttctttttcttcttgtggGCGTTGCATTGCAGGTGCATAAGCGCTTATTAGCGTTAGGTGGACACCACTCCTAAGTTGAATCCTTAGTGTCATGAGTCTGTCATTGATCGGATTGGGATTCATTCCCTGAACAACTAGATTATTATTCATAGAAAAAACCTACACCAGCTTCTTTCTTTTCGCCGCCACTCCAGAATATTGTATGGCTTCTCTCGATTACGTTTCCTGAGCCAGGTCGCCTAACTTCACTCAGTGCGCAGATGTCTATATGCGCTTTCTCAAGTTCCCTGCAGATGATGGTTGTTGCACGCTCAGGTCTTGCAGAGTCCACATTATCATTAGTTGTTCGTACATTCCATGCACCAAGAATTAAGGGATGATTTCTTTGAGCTTCTTTTGCTGTCTTGCACGGTCTTCGCTTATTTTCTGCCACTGACGTACGTTGTGGTGCATCAGTTACCCCGTATGTGGTATCATGATATCCATAACTATCATTCACTGTATCCATATTCAAAAAGTGAGGCTGCACCATTGATGACGACACTAACTGGTGCTAATTAGTGTCCCTTGGCAGGATTCTTCTGTAGTTCGGCGGCACAGCTTAGCTGAGACGACCGTAGAAAAATCCTGTTGCTTTTTGCCAGGACTGCTGCCAGGTTGACAAACAGAGCTGCCAGTTCCCGGAACCACTGCCGATTTGACAAAGTGAAACCGCCATGGTTTCATAAGAAAGCACAACAATTTACCCATAGCTGGGACCCTGACAGGTACTACCATCCCCGGCCAGGAGGGACCCGAGAGCAATGATGACTAAGGGGTGGCTCCACACTTTCCCAAAACTTCAGAAACTCCCGAAACTGAAGCCACACCACCGGATGCGTAACATCGTAACATGTgttagtgaaatccaaaaagaaagttgtggggtaaccacgcatttttcgaagataattaatcaacaatatttgtaaaaagctttgaaatacaaagcaatgtatggcgttcttttcgaaattgaagcttaattatctctgaaaaatgcatggttaccccctacTTTCTTTtaggataccaagagcacttgttACGTTCTGATTTCTCCACATAGTTTGGaacagcgcaaaaatattcctgtattaataagcatcacacataggaaatcagagtatcttgagcattggagggatatataCTTACAGGtgggtgtttttatttttagtttgttCAGAGCTGCTTTTTtatctgtattgcaatttttggcatatctttagaagctctgataaggttgcatgttCCTTaaaggacctatgactagaacagaaacgaaagcagagagaaagagaacaacaacaacaaaacaataccagtaatagctcaaacttcaggtggaagaagttactccacaaatcctttccttgggcactcaaccgtttgttatttttacgcatgcatatttttaaaaagtggtttaattggtttttcttttcttgaagATCGAAACTCGAATTACATAACAagtatctgtactcttttggaaaTGAAGAAATAGctggtttgttttgctctaaaatgcgagcgaacgagtgcttttttaatccgatTTTCGATCTGCCTCggcagtgacaagaaaatcttgctctaatgttataaacacgtaatcgcaatgagttctcgtataattagggagaaatatcacaagtttgtttaaagcaccttaaggtaatttagtgttggagcggatcttgtttgaagtttcaatgttcttttgttggttgcattgccgtattttgccgattcttgttccaagccaagctggttTGTTTGCTGCAGGACTGGGGCTAGCTGTCATGGCGGTTGGTATGTTCCTTTAACCGTGTAACAAACTATGGAGTTTTACTTGTACTGGTATAGAATTGAATTAGTTCCTATTGACTCGTGAAAGCTGATTTTCACAATAAATTAAGTTTCTCAGTTTCTCCCAAAGAATGTCAAATACTCAAGAAAAGAAACGTGCATGTGTATCAAGTTCGACCGCTGAAGAGGATGTAACAGACACAATGATCCTGGAAAAGCTGTCCAGTATCCATGTAGACAAATCAGAATTAAGCGAAGTAACGAAGTCACTGAACGCTGTATGGGAAGAAGTGCAATCACTTAAACAGAAGAACAAAGATTTACAAGACCAGAGAGAATAGCAAACTAAACTAAGAGATCATTACGCTTAAAGATCGTCTTATTAAGATGGAAGATTACTCTAGGAAAGAAAATCTTCGTTTCTACAACATTCCGAAAAATCCTGGAGAGAGTAGTGCGGAGTGTTGGCGTCAAGTATTAGATGTACTATCTGAGCTTGGCGCCGACCCAGAAAATATTATGTATGTTCCACGCAATTCACCGAAGGGGGAATCCAAATAATACAGCTTCTTTGAACAGTGCTGTGAGCAACGATGTTTTGACAGAGTCAAGAGAAGGGGCATCACAACCTCCACGTCCAAGATCAATTTTAGTTCGTGTCGTTTCAAGAATGGATAGCAATTGGGTTTGGGATAACAGAAAGACACTTATGAACAGTTGTCGCTTCTCATCTGTATTTATTGACAAAGACCTCCCTGCGGAATCAGCAAAGCAATGTGGGAAGCTCCGCACCGCATCTAGGAAAGCCAAGGATTTGGACATCGGAAAAGTTCTCATAAAAGGTAAAAATTTATCAGTCAATAGTACTGTTTACTCAGTAGACAACCTACCGGActatcttttgtcacggcaaCATGGCAGTGATTAGTCAACATCTAAGCTTCCAGCATCATCAGCTTATGGTTTCtcttttcaataattttaattttgttagtgtagaattaattattttgtgcaaGGATCATTATCTATATAtacctttatatatatatatctgactgatttttaaAGAAGGTGGCTGCTCAGATTTTTGGTTGAAAACTGGCGAAGCCTGTTTTCAAGCCCTTGGAGCGGTCTTAGAACCaggggggctccgtcaagagATGCCTGTACAAAATCTAGAGGCTCTAAGCTATaatttaaatgttagtttgcactTATAAGAGCAAACCAAAGTTAGTTTAAAATcgtttataacataacttggataaaacgcacattctgattggccaaatgATCATTTACTATTTGCTCATGGGTGCAcactcgctgacgacagctgacgtgcgatctaacttaagaagaaaatgccgtcacgagcgcatcagtcctaattttccaagacgtattttcctcctcttagaataggggtgaacctctacagagctccaaacagaaagatatagccctaaagattaatcagcagcggaaaaggaggattgaaggtcttaaagagacgaaagagcgttttgtgtttgtactgctttgatttccaaaacacaatctaaattctgcttaaatattcaagccgaatcgtggaattgaaatggattttatgagaccagggaagatgctacaggaaggtaaatggtgttttggaatgtcgattttctttcatcggccatttgagttgaaatagtgtaacgtttttttttttggattggaaaagtcgtgctgtttgcgatagcttgatcgctttcaacagaagcgaagcatgtgcaaagacagcgtgtttgtgtgtgtgtttctctcctaagagcaaattattgttgattccaataaaatttttgactgggaaaactgttcgttcattattttgtcttgttaattcaaagttgtctttaaaaagaaaagttgtgTGGACATCgttgttgaccaaacttgatttatgcaaatacaagcgaaacacgcaggagtggtgttcacgattatgttataaaagaaatggtaagcatGCAGTGcaactcaagaagctagagtcgcacgaggcgatagcctcgtgcgactcttacacttctcttgtgcttagcaaccacccgcgtgcgtccataactcgatagttgcacgctgcacgcttaccatttctttatTATGATATCCCGAAAAAGCCATTCAACTGATGAGCGAACATTGCTCATTGCTTTATTGTAGGCCTCCATTGCAGGTGTAAGGGCAACATTTCAATATGGTTTCTGAAGGTGGATGCGCAGGGGATAGGCGGGGTCCCCGTAAAGACACATTGGTTGCCCAAGTGGATTAAAGGCAAACCTCTCTAAGCTCTGATACAGCTGAGAATCACGAAGCATACTAGCATCATGGCATCTGCCCTCTGTATGGAAAAACGTGTATCAAAATTATACTATTACATAAAAAATAAGAGAGTATAAAAACCCTTATTTGCTGATCATGGTAAAGAGACTGTTTCTCTCTTTCAGCAACTATGTATTTGCTGACATTTAGGATGTGTATCAGGCCATTCCAATGCATTTAGTTAGGTATTGTCCATGTAATATGAGACCCGTTATTTGACACTCCAGgtgatttgttttcatttggagGGGGGGGGTGGCATGATAAGAGATTTTACCCAACTGAACTCTCACATAAATTGGGTGTGCTCATGCTTTCTGACCCTGTTATTTTTATCTGTTTAGAAACTTGAATTCCCTTTTTAGAATTTTAGTTTATAATCAGTTGGAGAGAGTCTAAAAGTGATATTGTCATGCTGTCTGGTCTGGAATTTGGTCGGCTTGGCATTGACATTGAACAAAccaaaggcaaagaaaaataTCCCCTTACCAGTGTGGCTGTACAAATGGCCTATGATACCGTTTGATAAAGTAACTGATTGAAATTTGATCGCATGGACCCTCTTATGCCCGTTGTAAAGAATTGGCTGATTGGTGTCAGGCCTAGCAATCGGTCTAACGGTGCCATCAATAAATCCAAAACAGTTTTGTAATGGTGCACCGTTATTAGCAACTGCATCAGCATATCTCTGTAGTGCCAGTGGATTCATGACTTCTGGATACCATTGGCAGATTCGGTGTTGATGAGTTCTATACACATGATCAAGAACTTCATTGGTTATCATGCTCAACACTGGAACTGGACCTGCAAATCTGGGCACCATGTCAGAGTAACGAACAGGGTATGCCAAACGTTTGAGAAGCATACAAAGTGCCTCCATTCCATCTGCTATGCTTCGCTGATTGCATATCACAACCTCTGGAATTTGCAGCACTTCACCAAGCAAAGGTATATCTCTTTTTCGAACTCTAAACTCAGCTACACATTCATCATCTTCCATTTCGTCGAGGTCAAATGATTCGTACATGTTGTACAGTAAATCCGAGTTTTTAGGCTTGTGCGAATCGTACAAAACCAAAAACTCTTCGTCACTTATTAATCCTTGCTCATAACTTAGAACGATGAAATCTCTTGCTTCTGTAAAGGAGCACATAGCAGCGAAAGAAAGAGAGCAAGAAACGCCGTAGTCAATGCTTGGGTGCCACTTGCTTAAAGTTGAAATTTGCTTTGTTGTCTTTGGCAGCAATCTTTTTTTACTGAGGTTCGACCTCTGCTTTCTAACTGAGCTATGTTGATGATCACATATTCCACAAAATTCATCATTTAACTTATGATAAGCACTGCTTTTTTTGCATAAGTATACATGAAGCTTAGATGACCGTGGAACAACTTTTCGGACATGTTACTCTTTTGCAGAAGACGCTTTATTTAGGTTGTGGGAATTCTTGAAACTGCTCTACACCTGCTTCGTCTTAAGTTCTGTTGACACAAATTAACGTGAATATCGTAGCGAGATCTGTACcgtttatttttatgttttacCTGTAatgaaacttcgtgtacgttcGGTGAACAGGAAGTTCTCATTCCCTCGATACTCTTGTGATGACTGTGTGATTCACTCAAATCATTCAAGTGGAGAAGAGCAAGCGAAAGTTACTGGCCAAGAAGCACAGCTTTGTCTTCGAACTTCGTCCTTCATGCCCAGTGCCTCGTGCACTCGAACTTGTCAAAAAATCGTCTTGGGTAGCCCTGGGTTTGAAGATTTCGGCTTCTTGAGCCATGTTGCACACTTTAGAAACCCCAAAATTGCGGTTTGATGTTATTTGTTCATTTATTAGTCTGTAGAAACAGTTAAATTCTTGCACAATTGCATTTCAGGTTTATCAAACTTAATTTTCCATTTACTAAGGGGGAGGGTAAGTGACGAAAATTGTCATTTCCGTCTATGGTCGACAACTTCCGGGACACATTTCAATGCCCACAATACTCATTCATTGCGTCATATGACGCAAAGAATGAGCTACAAACTAGCCACTGCATCCCAAAGAATGTATGACTGTCCTCAGAAAGAAGGATGTGATCGTAACTGGACTTGCTGTCCAATACAGGTTGGTGAGTGTTTTTACTGACATAGCGCGGTAGATCTATCAGCCTGTCCAAGGAGAATGGCATATTGCATATCCACAAATTAAGATAATGAGCGTCATGGCACAGCCTGGGCTTTGTCGGTTCAACAGTTAGAGGGAGAAGAAGGTGAGGCGGACTGACCACGCCTACCTTCTCCAACAGTGAAATTGCACCTGACTGAATTCGCGCTGTGAGGGTCTCCTCTACAAACTTCACAAAGGGCTTACACAAGACATTGTTCTTAAACATTTTCTTAGGAAGTCGCTCCAAGTCATAGGATTCCCCTTTAAAAGTACCCTTGAAATGCCTGAAATATGGCTCAACCGAAACCTTACCCCTTATCCAGCCAAGGATTTCTTCTTGTGTGGTAAAGGGCTATCTTGTGCGACATATGGCAAATACTGAAGTTGATTATGTAACTCCGCAGCCCTAAAACGGCTTGGATCTCGGAACAACAGCTCCAAGATATCCCCAATCACTTCTCCATATTGAATCCGCTGAATCCTATCATGGTTCATTGGCTGTTTAATCTCCACTGACTTTAACAGGGTTTCCCTGGAAATCAACCCAGTTGACCaagatttctattgttttgtcttGTAACTCTTGAAGGTGAAAATCCAGGCTCTCAGACTTCTCCCAACACCACAAGTAGTTCTAGAAGAGAGTGGTTAACAATATATTGGTATAACTCTTTAGTTTGGATCAACCTCACCCCGTTATAGTCAACAGAGAGATAACACCTTTGACCCAGTAagcctggggggggggggggggggggg is a window of Montipora foliosa isolate CH-2021 chromosome 5, ASM3666993v2, whole genome shotgun sequence DNA encoding:
- the LOC138002225 gene encoding craniofacial development protein 2-like, translating into MNPNPINDRLMTLRIQLRSGVHLTLISAYAPAMQRPQEEKEQFYEKLGDCLDMAKNDNTIILGDFNARVGKDWKLWPSVIGKHGVGKMNSNGIMLLEFCTRFQLSIMGTMFQLKNRLKSTWQHLRSKHWHQLDHVIANKEAKRHITVTKVNLTADCLTDHKLLVCKCRFSIKPKKNGAKPPKKLNTNVNRERKEKLERFLNETLPECKTDWEDFKLLLQEAADHTFGRKKVVSNDWFNDQDKEIQKLLKEKKLNRNALREH
- the LOC138002226 gene encoding uncharacterized protein, encoding MCSFTEARDFIVLSYEQGLISDEEFLVLYDSHKPKNSDLLYNMYESFDLDEMEDDECVAEFRVRKRDIPLLGEVLQIPEVVICNQRSIADGMEALCMLLKRLAYPVRYSDMVPRFAGPVPVLSMITNEVLDHVYRTHQHRICQWYPEVMNPLALQRYADAVANNGAPLQNCFGFIDGTVRPIARPDTNQPILYNGHKRVHAIKFQSVTLSNGIIGHLYSHTEGRCHDASMLRDSQLYQSLERFAFNPLGQPMCLYGDPAYPLRIHLQKPY